One genomic window of Lytechinus variegatus isolate NC3 chromosome 1, Lvar_3.0, whole genome shotgun sequence includes the following:
- the LOC121417224 gene encoding pumilio homolog 2-like isoform X4, with translation MNDVAWENSARNNNSGGSQALSNSSGVRQGYNRMAQPQRTRDDAQVGYFYQRPSNTMNESGGQFKQRWAVGDDSVLDQVRSAGDVNRMTNEFHALDLDRDSRPRNMDEKLWDAQENNKNEDIFNQWPAPNAWVGGTGITGSNHSVSQPIMVQQRRQLSPSTGTFQGQENAVMSPRSDTSGLGLSMAEYVLASSPQGKDIEGKHHRLKPGFINQVPDGSGGQHQPGGDSNQQPQPNNGKKSKTPSPFEAEGDKQEVVENGIDPVPQQKPEEDPNAFSRTPGSRNASPTEQEESKNAAMQQPATSTADMQRQNMIPKVHQQHHPQHPQHQQPSEGAYIEGGVQNPLQIDTGAGMENVGGMEGLQFDYSAGNQMAHSMDSPSYINYDQSQQMFQQRQPTPQTIAVQQLTPQQQYALAAAQQQQLALAANPYIIAGAAPTAQDPYALGIATVTGAPAVMPPQYAYGVTPWSTVYPVGLLPPGLQQQQAAAAANQQAQQQGGQGQQQRAQNGGRPMTPSQQQQQQQQQQQQQQQQQQQQQQQQQQQQQQQQQQQQQAGTPQGQGEQMAGQPGAQQGMPFPAAGYQVITYYDQTGALINLGQRPGMGAPVRLVSPAPVIVSGAQTGLSGSGADTPIQRRDSLGGGSDYKRSLGMSQFYGSSPQLGPIISPTHTGGSLTPPPSQNIGLGLTDFDNLLTGPGATWSRQKNEWGNRALGTNAPFSMDQMSYSVPSPGGEVKYRSGSTSSSTSGSGWGSNTLFPPRSLRSTAYMEKSAPGRSRLLEDFRNNRFPNLQLRDLVSHIVEFSQDQHGSRFIQQKLERATPTERQMVFSEILGAAYSLMTDVFGNYVIQKFFEFGLPEQKQALAQRIRGHVLPLALQMYGCRVIQKALESIPPELQVEMVKELDGHVLKCVKDQNGNHVVQKCIECVEPQALQFIVDAFRGQVYSLSTHPYGCRVIQRILEHCIVEQTKPLLDELHQQTESLVQDQYGNYVIQHVLEHGRPEDKSKIVSEMRGKVLVLSQHKFASNVVEKCITHSSRPERALLIDEVCSYNDGALYTMMKDQYANYVVQKMIDVSEPNQRKVLMHKIRPYVASLRKYTYGKHILAKLEKFFMKNNDLGPIGGPTNGTL, from the exons AAATTATGGGATGCCCAGGAGAACAATAAAAATGAGGATATCTTCAATCAGTGGCCGGCACCTAATGCCTGGGTGGGAGGAACGGGAATAACTGGTTCCA ACCATTCAGTGTCCCAGCCCATCATGGTGCAGCAGAGACGGCAGCTCTCTCCCAGCACAGGGACCTTCCAGGGTCAAGAGAATGCAGTCATGTCCCCTCGCTCAGACACCAGTGGTCTCGGGCTAAGCATGGCGGAATACGTCTTGGCCTCCTCTCCTCAGGGAAAAGATATTGAAGGCAAACATCACAGGCTCAAGCCAGGATTTATCAATCAAGTGCCG GATGGAAGTGGAGGGCAACATCAGCCAGGAGGTGATTCCAACCAGCAGCCTCAACCCAACAATGGCAAGAAGAGCAAGACACCATCGCCCTTTGAAGCAGAAGGAGATAAGCAGGAAGTTGTAGAGAATGGCATAGATCCCGTACCACAACAAAAACCGGAAGAGGATCCCAATGCATTCAG TCGGACACCTGGTAGCCGCAATGCATCCCCAACAGAGCAAGAGGAGAGTAAGAACGCAGCGATGCAGCAGCCAGCGACATCGACGGCTGATATGCAACGCCAGAACATGATCCCAAAGGTTCATCAGCAGCACCATCCCCAGCATCCGCAGCACCAGCAACCATCTGAAGGTGCCTACATCGAGGGCGGTGTTCAGAATCCCTTGCAGATAGACACCGGGGCTGGAATGGAGAACGTCGGGGGCATGGAAGGGCTGCAGTTTGACTACTCGGCAGGAAACCAAATGGCTCACAGCATGGACAGCCCAAGTTATATCAATTATGACCAATCCCAG CAAATGTTTCAGCAACGTCAACCAACCCCTCAAACCATAGCAGTTCAACAGCTTACCCCACAACAGCAGTATGCTCTAGCTGCtgcacaacaacaacaacttg CCCTGGCAGCCAACCCGTACATCATCGCTGGAGCAGCTCCTACAGCCCAGGATCCCTATGCTCTTGGTATTGCAACTGTTACAG GAGCTCCTGCAGTGATGCCTCCCCAGTATGCTTACGGTGTGACACCATGGAGTACAGTCTACCCCGTCGGCCTGTTACCGCCTGGATTGCAACAGCAACAAGCTGCTGCAGCGGCTAACCAACAAGCTCAACAG CAGGGTGGCCAGGGACAACAGCAGAGGGCACAGAATGGTGGACGTCCTATGACCCCATcccagcaacagcagcagcaacaacaacagcagcagcagcaacaacaacagcaacaacagcagcagcaacaacagcaacaacaacagcagcagcagcaacaacaacaacagcaagcTGGAACACCACAGGGTCAGGGAGAACAGATGGCAGGTCAGCCAGGAGCTCAGCAGGGGATGCCTTTCCCAGCAG CTGGCTATCAGGTGATCACCTACTATGACCAGACAGGAGCCCTTATCAATCTAGGCCAGAGACCAGGCATGGGAGCACCTGTCAGGCTGGTCTCTCCTGCACCTGTTATTGTCAGTGGTGCTCAAACAG GTCTAAGTGGATCCGGTGCGGACACCCCTATCCAGCGTCGTGATTCACTGGGTGGAGGATCAGACTACAAGAGATCATTGGGAATGAGTCAATTCTATGGGAGCTCACCCCAGCTTGGTCCTATCATCTCTCCTACACACACTGGTGGATCCTTGACACCTCCTCCATCGCAAAACATTGGCCTTGGATTGA CCGACTTTG ATAATCTACTAACAGGACCCGGCGCTACGTGGTCCAGGCAAAAGAATGAGTGGGGCAACCGAGCACTGGGCACCAACGCACCATTCAGTATGGACCAAATGTCATACTCGGTTCCATCCCCAG GTGGAGAAGTGAAATACAGGAGTGGATCAACGTCCTCTAGTACCAGTGGATCAGGATGGGGCTCCAACACCCTGTTCCCTCCCCGCAGCCTTCGCAGCACCGCCTACATGGAGAAGAGTGCACCTGGTCGTAGTAGACTCCTGGAGGACTTCCGCAACAATCGCTTCCCTAATCTGCAGCTCCGTGACCTCGTCAGCCACATCGTGGAGTTCTCTCAG GATCAACACGGATCCCGCTTCATACAGCAGAAGCTGGAGCGTGCCACTCCAACAGAACGTCAGATGGTCTTCAGTGAAATCTTGGGGGCGGCCTACAGCCTGATGACCGATGTGTTTGGCAACTACGTCATCCAGAAGTTCTTTGAGTTTGGTCTCCCTGAGCAGAAGCAGGCTCTTGCCCAGCGTATCAGGGGCCATGTGTTACCCCTCGCCCTTCAGATGTATGGGTGCAGGGTGATACAGAAAGCCCTTGAGTCTATCCCACCTGAACTACAG GTTGAGATGGTGAAGGAGCTCGACGGTCATGTTCTCAAGTGTGTCAAGGATCAGAATGGCAACCATGTCGTACAGAAGTGTATCGAGTGTGTAGAACCTCAGGCCCTCCAGTTCATTGTAGATGCCTTCAGGGGACAG GTGTATTCACTGTCAACACACCCCTATGGCTGCCGTGTGATCCAGCGTATCTTGGAGCACTGTATCGTTGAACAGACCAAACCTCTGCTCGATGAACTTCATCAACAGACAGAGAGCCTTGTACAAGACCAGTATGGCAACTATGTCATTCAG CATGTGTTGGAACATGGTAGACCTGAAGACAAGAGTAAGATTGTTTCAGAGATGAGAGGCAAGGTCCTTGTTCTTAGTCAGCACAAGTTTGCCAG TAACGTGGTTGAGAAGTGCATCACTCACTCTTCACGACCTGAGAGGGCGCTACTCATCGATGAAGTCTGCTCCTACAATGATGG TGCCCTCTACACCATGATGAAAGACCAGTATGCCAACTACGTTGTGCAGAAGATGATTGATGTATCCGAGCCCAACCAACGCAAGGTCCTCATGCACAAGATCCGTCCGTACGTGGCCTCGCTGCGCAAGTACACCTACGGCAAACACATCTTGGCCAAGCTTGAGAAGTTCTTCATGAAGAACAACGACTTGGGACCCATCGGTGGACCAACCAATGGTACCTTGTAG
- the LOC121417224 gene encoding pumilio homolog 2-like isoform X1: protein MNDVAWENSARNNNSGGSQALSNSSGVRQGYNRMAQPQRTRDDAQVGYFYQRPSNTMNESGGQFKQRWAVGDDSVLDQVRSAGDVNRMTNEFHALDLDRDSRPRNMDEKLWDAQENNKNEDIFNQWPAPNAWVGGTGITGSNHSVSQPIMVQQRRQLSPSTGTFQGQENAVMSPRSDTSGLGLSMAEYVLASSPQGKDIEGKHHRLKPGFINQVPDGSGGQHQPGGDSNQQPQPNNGKKSKTPSPFEAEGDKQEVVENGIDPVPQQKPEEDPNAFSRTPGSRNASPTEQEESKNAAMQQPATSTADMQRQNMIPKVHQQHHPQHPQHQQPSEGAYIEGGVQNPLQIDTGAGMENVGGMEGLQFDYSAGNQMAHSMDSPSYINYDQSQQMFQQRQPTPQTIAVQQLTPQQQYALAAAQQQQLALAANPYIIAGAAPTAQDPYALGIATVTGAPAVMPPQYAYGVTPWSTVYPVGLLPPGLQQQQAAAAANQQAQQQGGQGQQQRAQNGGRPMTPSQQQQQQQQQQQQQQQQQQQQQQQQQQQQQQQQQQQQQAGTPQGQGEQMAGQPGAQQGMPFPAAGYQVITYYDQTGALINLGQRPGMGAPVRLVSPAPVIVSGAQTVQANGFTGTNGNFRMVGTQPQQQPQPQPQQAQGQGHNAASMSLYTNSPQMASNQQNNGGGLGSYAGQSSSVFNSGLSGSGADTPIQRRDSLGGGSDYKRSLGMSQFYGSSPQLGPIISPTHTGGSLTPPPSQNIGLGLTDFDNLLTGPGATWSRQKNEWGNRALGTNAPFSMDQMSYSVPSPGGEVKYRSGSTSSSTSGSGWGSNTLFPPRSLRSTAYMEKSAPGRSRLLEDFRNNRFPNLQLRDLVSHIVEFSQDQHGSRFIQQKLERATPTERQMVFSEILGAAYSLMTDVFGNYVIQKFFEFGLPEQKQALAQRIRGHVLPLALQMYGCRVIQKALESIPPELQVEMVKELDGHVLKCVKDQNGNHVVQKCIECVEPQALQFIVDAFRGQVYSLSTHPYGCRVIQRILEHCIVEQTKPLLDELHQQTESLVQDQYGNYVIQHVLEHGRPEDKSKIVSEMRGKVLVLSQHKFASNVVEKCITHSSRPERALLIDEVCSYNDGALYTMMKDQYANYVVQKMIDVSEPNQRKVLMHKIRPYVASLRKYTYGKHILAKLEKFFMKNNDLGPIGGPTNGTL from the exons AAATTATGGGATGCCCAGGAGAACAATAAAAATGAGGATATCTTCAATCAGTGGCCGGCACCTAATGCCTGGGTGGGAGGAACGGGAATAACTGGTTCCA ACCATTCAGTGTCCCAGCCCATCATGGTGCAGCAGAGACGGCAGCTCTCTCCCAGCACAGGGACCTTCCAGGGTCAAGAGAATGCAGTCATGTCCCCTCGCTCAGACACCAGTGGTCTCGGGCTAAGCATGGCGGAATACGTCTTGGCCTCCTCTCCTCAGGGAAAAGATATTGAAGGCAAACATCACAGGCTCAAGCCAGGATTTATCAATCAAGTGCCG GATGGAAGTGGAGGGCAACATCAGCCAGGAGGTGATTCCAACCAGCAGCCTCAACCCAACAATGGCAAGAAGAGCAAGACACCATCGCCCTTTGAAGCAGAAGGAGATAAGCAGGAAGTTGTAGAGAATGGCATAGATCCCGTACCACAACAAAAACCGGAAGAGGATCCCAATGCATTCAG TCGGACACCTGGTAGCCGCAATGCATCCCCAACAGAGCAAGAGGAGAGTAAGAACGCAGCGATGCAGCAGCCAGCGACATCGACGGCTGATATGCAACGCCAGAACATGATCCCAAAGGTTCATCAGCAGCACCATCCCCAGCATCCGCAGCACCAGCAACCATCTGAAGGTGCCTACATCGAGGGCGGTGTTCAGAATCCCTTGCAGATAGACACCGGGGCTGGAATGGAGAACGTCGGGGGCATGGAAGGGCTGCAGTTTGACTACTCGGCAGGAAACCAAATGGCTCACAGCATGGACAGCCCAAGTTATATCAATTATGACCAATCCCAG CAAATGTTTCAGCAACGTCAACCAACCCCTCAAACCATAGCAGTTCAACAGCTTACCCCACAACAGCAGTATGCTCTAGCTGCtgcacaacaacaacaacttg CCCTGGCAGCCAACCCGTACATCATCGCTGGAGCAGCTCCTACAGCCCAGGATCCCTATGCTCTTGGTATTGCAACTGTTACAG GAGCTCCTGCAGTGATGCCTCCCCAGTATGCTTACGGTGTGACACCATGGAGTACAGTCTACCCCGTCGGCCTGTTACCGCCTGGATTGCAACAGCAACAAGCTGCTGCAGCGGCTAACCAACAAGCTCAACAG CAGGGTGGCCAGGGACAACAGCAGAGGGCACAGAATGGTGGACGTCCTATGACCCCATcccagcaacagcagcagcaacaacaacagcagcagcagcaacaacaacagcaacaacagcagcagcaacaacagcaacaacaacagcagcagcagcaacaacaacaacagcaagcTGGAACACCACAGGGTCAGGGAGAACAGATGGCAGGTCAGCCAGGAGCTCAGCAGGGGATGCCTTTCCCAGCAG CTGGCTATCAGGTGATCACCTACTATGACCAGACAGGAGCCCTTATCAATCTAGGCCAGAGACCAGGCATGGGAGCACCTGTCAGGCTGGTCTCTCCTGCACCTGTTATTGTCAGTGGTGCTCAAACAG TTCAAGCGAATGGATTCACCGGTACCAATGGTAACTTCCGTATGGTGGGCACCCAACCTCAGCAGCAGCCCCAACCTCAGCCCCAGCAGGCCCAAGGACAGGGCCATAATGCTGCTTCCATGTCCCTTTACACCAACAGCCCTCAGATGGCTTCCAACCAGCAGAACAACGGCGGTGGACTTGGCTCCTACGCTGGCCAGAGTAGCTCTGTCTTCAACAGTG GTCTAAGTGGATCCGGTGCGGACACCCCTATCCAGCGTCGTGATTCACTGGGTGGAGGATCAGACTACAAGAGATCATTGGGAATGAGTCAATTCTATGGGAGCTCACCCCAGCTTGGTCCTATCATCTCTCCTACACACACTGGTGGATCCTTGACACCTCCTCCATCGCAAAACATTGGCCTTGGATTGA CCGACTTTG ATAATCTACTAACAGGACCCGGCGCTACGTGGTCCAGGCAAAAGAATGAGTGGGGCAACCGAGCACTGGGCACCAACGCACCATTCAGTATGGACCAAATGTCATACTCGGTTCCATCCCCAG GTGGAGAAGTGAAATACAGGAGTGGATCAACGTCCTCTAGTACCAGTGGATCAGGATGGGGCTCCAACACCCTGTTCCCTCCCCGCAGCCTTCGCAGCACCGCCTACATGGAGAAGAGTGCACCTGGTCGTAGTAGACTCCTGGAGGACTTCCGCAACAATCGCTTCCCTAATCTGCAGCTCCGTGACCTCGTCAGCCACATCGTGGAGTTCTCTCAG GATCAACACGGATCCCGCTTCATACAGCAGAAGCTGGAGCGTGCCACTCCAACAGAACGTCAGATGGTCTTCAGTGAAATCTTGGGGGCGGCCTACAGCCTGATGACCGATGTGTTTGGCAACTACGTCATCCAGAAGTTCTTTGAGTTTGGTCTCCCTGAGCAGAAGCAGGCTCTTGCCCAGCGTATCAGGGGCCATGTGTTACCCCTCGCCCTTCAGATGTATGGGTGCAGGGTGATACAGAAAGCCCTTGAGTCTATCCCACCTGAACTACAG GTTGAGATGGTGAAGGAGCTCGACGGTCATGTTCTCAAGTGTGTCAAGGATCAGAATGGCAACCATGTCGTACAGAAGTGTATCGAGTGTGTAGAACCTCAGGCCCTCCAGTTCATTGTAGATGCCTTCAGGGGACAG GTGTATTCACTGTCAACACACCCCTATGGCTGCCGTGTGATCCAGCGTATCTTGGAGCACTGTATCGTTGAACAGACCAAACCTCTGCTCGATGAACTTCATCAACAGACAGAGAGCCTTGTACAAGACCAGTATGGCAACTATGTCATTCAG CATGTGTTGGAACATGGTAGACCTGAAGACAAGAGTAAGATTGTTTCAGAGATGAGAGGCAAGGTCCTTGTTCTTAGTCAGCACAAGTTTGCCAG TAACGTGGTTGAGAAGTGCATCACTCACTCTTCACGACCTGAGAGGGCGCTACTCATCGATGAAGTCTGCTCCTACAATGATGG TGCCCTCTACACCATGATGAAAGACCAGTATGCCAACTACGTTGTGCAGAAGATGATTGATGTATCCGAGCCCAACCAACGCAAGGTCCTCATGCACAAGATCCGTCCGTACGTGGCCTCGCTGCGCAAGTACACCTACGGCAAACACATCTTGGCCAAGCTTGAGAAGTTCTTCATGAAGAACAACGACTTGGGACCCATCGGTGGACCAACCAATGGTACCTTGTAG
- the LOC121417224 gene encoding pumilio homolog 2-like isoform X3 produces the protein MNDVAWENSARNNNSGGSQALSNSSGVRQGYNRMAQPQRTRDDAQVGYFYQRPSNTMNESGGQFKQRWAVGDDSVLDQVRSAGDVNRMTNEFHALDLDRDSRPRNMDEKLWDAQENNKNEDIFNQWPAPNAWVGGTGITGSNHSVSQPIMVQQRRQLSPSTGTFQGQENAVMSPRSDTSGLGLSMAEYVLASSPQGKDIEGKHHRLKPGFINQVPDGSGGQHQPGGDSNQQPQPNNGKKSKTPSPFEAEGDKQEVVENGIDPVPQQKPEEDPNAFSRTPGSRNASPTEQEESKNAAMQQPATSTADMQRQNMIPKVHQQHHPQHPQHQQPSEGAYIEGGVQNPLQIDTGAGMENVGGMEGLQFDYSAGNQMAHSMDSPSYINYDQSQQMFQQRQPTPQTIAVQQLTPQQQYALAAAQQQQLALAANPYIIAGAAPTAQDPYALGIATVTGAPAVMPPQYAYGVTPWSTVYPVGLLPPGLQQQQAAAAANQQAQQQGGQGQQQRAQNGGRPMTPSQQQQQQQQQQQQQQQQQQQQQQQQQQQQQQQQQQQQQAGTPQGQGEQMAGQPGAQQGMPFPAAGYQVITYYDQTGALINLGQRPGMGAPVRLVSPAPVIVSGAQTVQANGFTGTNGNFRMVGTQPQQQPQPQPQQAQGQGHNAASMSLYTNSPQMASNQQNNGGGLGSYAGQSSSVFNSGLSGSGADTPIQRRDSLGGGSDYKRSLGMSQFYGSSPQLGPIISPTHTGGSLTPPPSQNIGLGLTDFGGEVKYRSGSTSSSTSGSGWGSNTLFPPRSLRSTAYMEKSAPGRSRLLEDFRNNRFPNLQLRDLVSHIVEFSQDQHGSRFIQQKLERATPTERQMVFSEILGAAYSLMTDVFGNYVIQKFFEFGLPEQKQALAQRIRGHVLPLALQMYGCRVIQKALESIPPELQVEMVKELDGHVLKCVKDQNGNHVVQKCIECVEPQALQFIVDAFRGQVYSLSTHPYGCRVIQRILEHCIVEQTKPLLDELHQQTESLVQDQYGNYVIQHVLEHGRPEDKSKIVSEMRGKVLVLSQHKFASNVVEKCITHSSRPERALLIDEVCSYNDGALYTMMKDQYANYVVQKMIDVSEPNQRKVLMHKIRPYVASLRKYTYGKHILAKLEKFFMKNNDLGPIGGPTNGTL, from the exons AAATTATGGGATGCCCAGGAGAACAATAAAAATGAGGATATCTTCAATCAGTGGCCGGCACCTAATGCCTGGGTGGGAGGAACGGGAATAACTGGTTCCA ACCATTCAGTGTCCCAGCCCATCATGGTGCAGCAGAGACGGCAGCTCTCTCCCAGCACAGGGACCTTCCAGGGTCAAGAGAATGCAGTCATGTCCCCTCGCTCAGACACCAGTGGTCTCGGGCTAAGCATGGCGGAATACGTCTTGGCCTCCTCTCCTCAGGGAAAAGATATTGAAGGCAAACATCACAGGCTCAAGCCAGGATTTATCAATCAAGTGCCG GATGGAAGTGGAGGGCAACATCAGCCAGGAGGTGATTCCAACCAGCAGCCTCAACCCAACAATGGCAAGAAGAGCAAGACACCATCGCCCTTTGAAGCAGAAGGAGATAAGCAGGAAGTTGTAGAGAATGGCATAGATCCCGTACCACAACAAAAACCGGAAGAGGATCCCAATGCATTCAG TCGGACACCTGGTAGCCGCAATGCATCCCCAACAGAGCAAGAGGAGAGTAAGAACGCAGCGATGCAGCAGCCAGCGACATCGACGGCTGATATGCAACGCCAGAACATGATCCCAAAGGTTCATCAGCAGCACCATCCCCAGCATCCGCAGCACCAGCAACCATCTGAAGGTGCCTACATCGAGGGCGGTGTTCAGAATCCCTTGCAGATAGACACCGGGGCTGGAATGGAGAACGTCGGGGGCATGGAAGGGCTGCAGTTTGACTACTCGGCAGGAAACCAAATGGCTCACAGCATGGACAGCCCAAGTTATATCAATTATGACCAATCCCAG CAAATGTTTCAGCAACGTCAACCAACCCCTCAAACCATAGCAGTTCAACAGCTTACCCCACAACAGCAGTATGCTCTAGCTGCtgcacaacaacaacaacttg CCCTGGCAGCCAACCCGTACATCATCGCTGGAGCAGCTCCTACAGCCCAGGATCCCTATGCTCTTGGTATTGCAACTGTTACAG GAGCTCCTGCAGTGATGCCTCCCCAGTATGCTTACGGTGTGACACCATGGAGTACAGTCTACCCCGTCGGCCTGTTACCGCCTGGATTGCAACAGCAACAAGCTGCTGCAGCGGCTAACCAACAAGCTCAACAG CAGGGTGGCCAGGGACAACAGCAGAGGGCACAGAATGGTGGACGTCCTATGACCCCATcccagcaacagcagcagcaacaacaacagcagcagcagcaacaacaacagcaacaacagcagcagcaacaacagcaacaacaacagcagcagcagcaacaacaacaacagcaagcTGGAACACCACAGGGTCAGGGAGAACAGATGGCAGGTCAGCCAGGAGCTCAGCAGGGGATGCCTTTCCCAGCAG CTGGCTATCAGGTGATCACCTACTATGACCAGACAGGAGCCCTTATCAATCTAGGCCAGAGACCAGGCATGGGAGCACCTGTCAGGCTGGTCTCTCCTGCACCTGTTATTGTCAGTGGTGCTCAAACAG TTCAAGCGAATGGATTCACCGGTACCAATGGTAACTTCCGTATGGTGGGCACCCAACCTCAGCAGCAGCCCCAACCTCAGCCCCAGCAGGCCCAAGGACAGGGCCATAATGCTGCTTCCATGTCCCTTTACACCAACAGCCCTCAGATGGCTTCCAACCAGCAGAACAACGGCGGTGGACTTGGCTCCTACGCTGGCCAGAGTAGCTCTGTCTTCAACAGTG GTCTAAGTGGATCCGGTGCGGACACCCCTATCCAGCGTCGTGATTCACTGGGTGGAGGATCAGACTACAAGAGATCATTGGGAATGAGTCAATTCTATGGGAGCTCACCCCAGCTTGGTCCTATCATCTCTCCTACACACACTGGTGGATCCTTGACACCTCCTCCATCGCAAAACATTGGCCTTGGATTGA CCGACTTTG GTGGAGAAGTGAAATACAGGAGTGGATCAACGTCCTCTAGTACCAGTGGATCAGGATGGGGCTCCAACACCCTGTTCCCTCCCCGCAGCCTTCGCAGCACCGCCTACATGGAGAAGAGTGCACCTGGTCGTAGTAGACTCCTGGAGGACTTCCGCAACAATCGCTTCCCTAATCTGCAGCTCCGTGACCTCGTCAGCCACATCGTGGAGTTCTCTCAG GATCAACACGGATCCCGCTTCATACAGCAGAAGCTGGAGCGTGCCACTCCAACAGAACGTCAGATGGTCTTCAGTGAAATCTTGGGGGCGGCCTACAGCCTGATGACCGATGTGTTTGGCAACTACGTCATCCAGAAGTTCTTTGAGTTTGGTCTCCCTGAGCAGAAGCAGGCTCTTGCCCAGCGTATCAGGGGCCATGTGTTACCCCTCGCCCTTCAGATGTATGGGTGCAGGGTGATACAGAAAGCCCTTGAGTCTATCCCACCTGAACTACAG GTTGAGATGGTGAAGGAGCTCGACGGTCATGTTCTCAAGTGTGTCAAGGATCAGAATGGCAACCATGTCGTACAGAAGTGTATCGAGTGTGTAGAACCTCAGGCCCTCCAGTTCATTGTAGATGCCTTCAGGGGACAG GTGTATTCACTGTCAACACACCCCTATGGCTGCCGTGTGATCCAGCGTATCTTGGAGCACTGTATCGTTGAACAGACCAAACCTCTGCTCGATGAACTTCATCAACAGACAGAGAGCCTTGTACAAGACCAGTATGGCAACTATGTCATTCAG CATGTGTTGGAACATGGTAGACCTGAAGACAAGAGTAAGATTGTTTCAGAGATGAGAGGCAAGGTCCTTGTTCTTAGTCAGCACAAGTTTGCCAG TAACGTGGTTGAGAAGTGCATCACTCACTCTTCACGACCTGAGAGGGCGCTACTCATCGATGAAGTCTGCTCCTACAATGATGG TGCCCTCTACACCATGATGAAAGACCAGTATGCCAACTACGTTGTGCAGAAGATGATTGATGTATCCGAGCCCAACCAACGCAAGGTCCTCATGCACAAGATCCGTCCGTACGTGGCCTCGCTGCGCAAGTACACCTACGGCAAACACATCTTGGCCAAGCTTGAGAAGTTCTTCATGAAGAACAACGACTTGGGACCCATCGGTGGACCAACCAATGGTACCTTGTAG